A stretch of the Helicoverpa armigera isolate CAAS_96S chromosome 5, ASM3070526v1, whole genome shotgun sequence genome encodes the following:
- the LOC110384475 gene encoding para-nitrobenzyl esterase, whose amino-acid sequence MWRCAVFLVCSVVVVACSEDWRIVNIDQGPVRGYLHPDRTYYSFYNIPYATAPTGTDRFKAPLPPPVFLSTFDAVNRNIICPQPFGTLQMQEDCLVANVFVPNAEATNLPVLVVVHGGAYQLGHGLAENFQNFVREKHLILVTFNYRLGVHGFLCLGTEGAPGNAGLKDQVALLRWVNRNIASFGGNPDDVTLAGCSAGSGSVDFLTISSLTQGLFKKAILESGISTGATGTQIDAIQNAKDYAKVLNFNDVDDLDKLEEFYRTASFQLLTSRVDQIINNPDVTTRFAPCVERDIGQERVIMDSPMNIKTGGNYTKVPLLYGFTNMEGAMRLPSFDDWKVRMNDKFSDFLPAELHFESEEVKEEVAQKVKHFYFGNDPVSEENIVSYILYFTDVLFSYPMLRSLSSRVEALGDTIYLFEYSFVDEDTPSFPHTQVRGADHCHQFVAVMDYDVSHRTDEFKRMQHLLREYWISFIKNGSPSSSNLSLPTWIPANSARSPHLSLGPVIQLKDDILEGRAEFWDAIYDEYYRGPVIPSPEPESEPATDGAVTQMISNILYVAVILTIYLAL is encoded by the exons ATGTGGAGGTGTGCAGTGTTCTTAGTATGTAGTGTAGTGGTCGTGGCATGTTCCGAAGATTGGCGCATTGTGAACATCGATCAGGGTCCGGTCCGAGGATACTTGCACCCTGATCGTACTTATTACAGCTTCTATAACATACCGTATGCTACTGCGCCTACTGGGACCGATAGATTTAAG GCTCCTCTTCCACCACCAGTATTTCTATCGACTTTCGATGCTGTGAACCGGAATATAATATGCCCACAGCCCTTTGGAACCTTGCAAATGCAAGAAGACTGCTTAGTTGCCAATGTGTTTGTCCCTAATGCAGAAGCTACTAATCTACCTGTCCTAGTAGTGGTACACGGAGGAGCTTATCAGCTGGGACACGGCTTAGCGGAAAACTTTCAGAACTTTGTAAGGGAAAAGCATCTGATTTTAGTTACATTTAACTATAGGCTCGGTGTGCATGGATTTTTATGTCTGGGTACTGAAGGAGCTCCCGGCAATGCTGGACTCAAGGATCAGGTGGCTTTACTTCGCTGGGTGAACAGAAACATCGCCAGCTTCGGAGGTAATCCTGATGATGTGACACTAGCAGGCTGCAGCGCTGGATCTGGATCCGTAGACTTCCTAACTATTTCTAGTCTCACGCAAGGCTTGTTTAAAAAAGCTATCTTGGAAAGTGGCATTAGTACGGGCGCTACAGGTACACAAATCGATGCTATTCAAAATGCTAAAGATTACGCAAAGGTGttgaattttaatgatgttgatGATTTGGATAAGTTAGAAGAATTCTACAGAACCGCATCATTTCAACTTTTAACGTCACGTGTTGATCAAATTATTAACAATCCCGATGTTACGACTCGGTTTGCTCCGTGTGTGGAAAGAGACATTGGTCAAGAAAGAGTAATTATGGATTCGCCAATGAACATCAAAACTGGAGGCAATTATACAAAGGTACCTTTGCTATATGGATTTACTAATATGGAAGGCGCCATGAGACTACCATCCTTTGATGACTGGAAAGTTCGAATGAATGATAAATTTTCAGACTTTTTACCAGCTGAGTTGCATTTTGAAAGCGAAGAAGTAAAAGAAGAAGTTGCACAGAAAGTAAAACACTTCTATTTTGGAAACGATCCCGTGAGTGAAGAAAATATTGTGTCATATATACTATATTTTACGGACGTGTTATTTTCATATCCCATGTTACGATCTCTATCAAGCAGGGTGGAAGCTCTCGgtgatacaatttatttatttgagtacTCATTTGTGGATGAAGATACGCCGAGCTTTCCGCATACACAAGTTCGAGGGGCGGATCACTGCCATCAATTTGTCGCAGTCATGGATTATGATGTTTCTCACAGAACTGACGAATTCAAGCGCATGCAACACCTTCTTAGAGAATATTGGATTAGTTTCATAAAGAACgg TTCTCCATCGTCAAGTAACTTAAGTTTACCAACGTGGATCCCCGCTAACTCTGCCAGGTCTCCACACCTGTCTTTGGGTCCAGTTATACAACTGAAGGATGACATTCTAGAGGGTAGGGCTGAATTCTGGGATGCTATATACGACGAATACTATCGAGGCCCTGTAATACCTTCTCCAGAACCTGAATCTGAACCTGCAACTGACGGCGCCGTCACACAAATgatctcaaatattttatatgtagctgtaatattaactatttatttagctttGTAA
- the LOC110384469 gene encoding cholinesterase 1 yields the protein MWKCVVLVFYIFAVLVHGEGGSRIVTIDQGPVRGRMDPEGGLYVFYNIPYATAPTGTDRFKAPLAAPVFLSTFDAVNRDIRCPQGTAEGDTREDCLVANVFTPDTNATNLPVLVFVHGGAYQRGHGLSDQYRALVRTNQLIAVSFNYRLGVHGFLCLGTEGAPGNAGLKDQVALLRWVNRNIASFGGNPADVTLAACSAGSGSVDFLTLSSLTHGLFQKVIMESGISTGATGVQIDPIQNAKNYAKVLNFTNVDDLSSLEEFYKTASFELLTSELYEIVDNEDVGIRFAPCVERDIGQERVITDGPMNIIKQGKYNKVPLMYGFTNMEGAMRLPYFDTWKDRMNEKFSDFLPIELHFESDEEKAKVAEKVKQFYFKDRPVGEETMFEYLLYFTDVLFAYPMLRSLTARVKSQGDIIYLFEYSFVDDDTPNFPFTEVRGATHCQQSRVVRDNDYTTRSKEFQSMVRSLRDYTLNFILTGTPSSNNASLPRWLPANAQRSPHMHLASVIELKDNILEDRAAFWDIIYDQYYGGPILPHQTANAASTKISNFLLLTALLGYFILFRN from the exons ATGTGGAAGTGTgtagttttggtattttatatttttgcggtACTTGTGCACGGCGAAGGGGGTTCACGAATTGTGACAATAGACCAGGGTCCCGTGCGTGGGCGCATGGACCCTGAAGGGGGTCTCTACGTCTTCTACAATATCCCATACGCCACTGCGCCTACAGGGACTGATAGATTTAag gcTCCCCTTGCCGCTCCAGTATTTTTATCAACGTTCGATGCAGTAAATAGAGATATTCGATGTCCTCAAGGCACTGCAGAAGGGGACACACGAGAAGACTGCCTGGTAGCTAACGTGTTCACACCTGATACAAACGCGACCAATCTGCCTGTCTTAGTATTTGTCCACGGAGGAGCCTACCAACGTGGCCACGGATTATCAGACCAGTACAGAGCCTTAGTTCGTACGAACCAATTAATTGCCGTGTCGTTTAACTATAGACTCGGCGTGCATGGCTTTCTGTGTCTGGGCACAGAAGGAGCTCCTGGAAATGCTGGACTCAAAGATCAGGTGGCATTACTTCGATGGGTGAACAGAAACATCGCCAGCTTCGGAGGTAATCCTGCCGATGTCACGCTAGCAGCCTGCAGTGCTGGATCTGGATCCGTGGACTTCCTGACTCTTTCTAGCCTTACACATGGACTGTTTCAAAAGGTAATAATGGAGAGTGGCATCAGCACTGGTGCTACTGGTGTACAGATTGATCCTATTCAAAATGCTAAGAATTATGCAAAAGTCCTGAACTTCACTAACGTTGATGATTTGAGCAGTCTAGAGGAATTCTACAAAACGGCATCATTCGAACTTTTAACTTCAGAATTATATGAAATAGTTGATAATGAGGACGTTGGTATTCGGTTCGCTCCATGTGTGGAACGAGACATCGGTCAAGAGAGGGTCATTACGGATGGacctatgaatattataaaacagggtaaatataataaagtgccTTTGATGTATGGTTTCACAAATATGGAAGGTGCTATGAGACTCCCTTACTTTGATACTTGGAAAGACCGGATGAACGAGAAATTCTCTGACTTTTTGCCGATTGAATTACATTTTGAAAGCGATGAAGAAAAGGCAAAGGTGGCTGAAAAagtcaaacaattttatttcaaagacagGCCGGTGGGCGAAGAGACTATGTTCGAATATTTATTGTACTTCACTGACGTTTTATTTGCGTACCCAATGTTGAGATCTTTAACAGCCCGCGTGAAGTCCCAGGGTGACATTATATACCTTTTTGAGTATTCTTTTGTGGATGATGATACGCCGAACTTTCCTTTTACTGAAGTACGTGGAGCAACGCACTGCCAACAATCTAGAGTAGTGCGAGACAATGATTATACTACTAGAAGTAAAGAATTCCAGTCTATGGTACGAAGTTTAAGGGACTATACACTCAATTTCATTTTGACTGG CACTCCATCTTCAAACAACGCAAGTTTACCAAGATGGCTGCCAGCAAACGCGCAGAGGTCTCCGCACATGCATTTGGCCTCAGTCATAGAGCTAAAAGACAACATCCTGGAGGATCGAGCTGCGTTCTGGGACATTATCTATGACCAATACTACGGAGGTCCTATCTTACCTCACCAGACCGCCAACGCTGCTTCTACAAAGATCTCaaactttttattacttactgcTTTATTaggttactttattttatttaggaattag
- the LOC126054924 gene encoding esterase FE4, whose amino-acid sequence MNLILIVLSVVALTKCDEGEWRKVHIAQGDLLGRKDPAFGLYAFYNIPYASVPSGPDRFKAPLPEPVWVQPLEAVDKGVICMQAPTKFIDIKSKTVQEDCLIANIFVPDTDEKRLPVIVNIHGGGFEIGYGAMVSPKYLVQTKKVILVNFNYRLGVHGFLCLGTNDVPGNAGLKDQVALLRWVKKNIASFGGNPDDVTLTGGSAGSISTHLLMLSKTAEGLFNKVIPESGAAVSSLSVQLDPHEDAKIYAQMLNFTNVEDFNALEEFYKNTPLESLLISTLTLRTDSVLLHAPCIESQTSEERVLDDSPYNIIKSGNYRKVPILIGTSNMEGLVQIHNLETWKVAMNEKFSDFLPGDLQFANKEEKEEIAKKVKEFYFGDQQVGEDTILTYVEYLGDIMFNFPTLRSVKLHVESGHDQLYLYQYSFVDESTPFVPFTKVRGAGHCAQTGAVLDGVPFVTNDESNLTVEYKQMKSTIRDMWYNFVVHGTPVLHGSSLPAWPAVGADGSPHMSLKQPVQLGGAFMEKRAKFWFDIYERYYLQPVPPPQPPLDHLEL is encoded by the exons ATGAATCTCATATTGATAGTTCTATCAGTGGTGGCTTTAACTAAATGTGATGAGGGTGAGTGGCGGAAAGTACATATTGCACAAGGAGATTTGCTCGGACGCAAGGACCCGGCCTTTGGACTGTACGCCTTTTATAATATTCCGTACGCCAGCGTGCCATCTGGACCGGACCGGTTTAAG GCTCCGCTCCCGGAACCAGTATGGGTGCAACCATTAGAAGCAGTCGATAAAGGTGTCATTTGTATGCAGGCTCCTACAAAATTCATAGACATAAAGTCTAAAACAGTGCAGGAAGATTGTCTCATTGCGAATATATTCGTCCCGGACACTGATGAGAAACGTTTACCTGTAATAGTAAACATACATGGAGGAGGATTTGAAATTGGTTATGGGGCCATGGTGTCACCTAAGTACTTAGTAcaaactaaaaaagtaattttagtcAACTTTAATTACCGACTTGGAGTACACGGGTTCCTGTGTCTGGGCACGAACGATGTTCCCGGCAACGCTGGATTGAAGGACCAAGTGGCACTGCTTCGCTGGGTGAAGAAGAATATCGCTAGCTTTGGAGGCAATCCTGATGACGTCACACTGACAGGCGGCAGTGCAGGGTCAATATCAACTCATTTGTTGATGTTGTCAAAGACAGCAGAAGGACTTTTCAATAAAGTAATCCCGGAAAGTGGAGCTGCCGTGTCCTCTCTTTCGGTTCAGTTAGATCCACATGAAGATGCTAAGATTTACGCTCAAATGTTAAACTTTACTAATGTCGAAGATTTTAATGCATTagaagaattttataaaaatactccaCTAGAGTCATTGCTCATTAGTACACTTACCTTAAGAACAGACTCTGTTTTGTTACACGCGCCGTGTATTGAAAGCCAAACTAGTGAAGAAAGAGTTTTAGATGATTCACCGTACAATATAATCAAAAGTGGTAATTACAGAAAAGTTCCTATATTAATTGGGACCAGCAATATGGAAGGATTAGTTCAAATACACAATTTGGAAACCTGGAAAGTTGCTATGAATGAAAAGTTTTCAGATTTTCTGCCCGGTGATTTGCAATTTGCCAATAAGGAGGAAAAGGAAGAAATAGCTAAGAAAGTTAAAGAATTCTATTTTGGTGACCAGCAGGTCGGTGAAGACACAATATTAACTTATGTTGAATACCTCGGCGACATTATGTTCAATTTTCCTACTTTAAGATCAGTCAAGCTACACGTAGAATCTGGCCATGatcaattatatttatatcaatacTCTTTTGTGGATGAGAGTACTCCGTTTGTACCTTTCACGAAGGTGCGTGGTGCTGGTCATTGTGCTCAAACGGGTGCCGTACTCGACGGAGTTCCTTTTGTAACCAATGACGAAAGCAATTTGACGGTGgaatacaaacaaatgaaatccACTATCAGGGATATGTGGTACAACTTCGTTGTACATGG aacGCCTGTGTTGCATGGATCATCCTTGCCCGCTTGGCCGGCAGTAGGTGCAGATGGCAGTCCACATATGTCTCTAAAACAACCAGTCCAGCTGGGTGGAGCATTCATGGAGAAGAGGGCAAAATTTTGGTTTGATATCTACGAAAGATATTATCTGCAACCGGTGCCGCCACCTCAGCCTCCACTAGACCACTTAGAGCTGTGA
- the LOC110381373 gene encoding SPRY domain-containing protein 7 has product MFCCLKSCMNGFTLTPSVPIRIKENPVQLDTLHMGHEMVIIKGGQRVCGSGCALGNAPLVQNKSYFEVKLQQGGVWAVGVATRETDLNRVHGGMDNNSWCLNSDGTVRHSNIELYHLAHAPRESPTADLLVSTESPTHTENEKPESEKETNSATVMPVEGDTIGIAYDHVDLNFFLNGKNMEIPVSNIRGTVYPALYVDDGAILDVIFENFLYPPPTGFEKIMVEQSLL; this is encoded by the exons ATGTTTTGCTGTCTTAAAAGTTGTATGAATGGCTTCACGCTTACTCCTAGTGTACCGATACGAATTAAAGAAAATCCAGTACAGTTGGATACTTTACACATGG GCCATGAGATGGTGATAATAAAAGGTGGTCAGCGAGTGTGTGGGTCAGGCTGCGCTCTTGGTAATGCTCCTCTAGTGCAGAACAAGTCTTATTTTGAAGTAAAACTCCAGCAAGGTGGAGTTTGGGCAGTCGGTGTGGCGACCAGGGAGACAGATCTCAATAGAGTGCATG GTGGCATGGACAACAATTCATGGTGTCTCAACAGTGACGGCACCGTGCGCCATTCAAATATCGAACTATATCATCTTGCGCACGCGCCTCGAGAGTCACCGACGGCCGATTTGCTCGTATCCACAGAATCTCCCACACACACAGAGAATGAGAAGCCAGAGAGTGAGAAAGAGACAAACTCAGCGACTGTAATGCCGGTAGAGGGCGACACAATCGGGATCGCTTATGACCACGTTGACTTAAACTTCTTTTTGAATGGAAAGAACATGGAGATTCCAGTTAGTAATATAAGGGGAACAGTGTATCCAGCGCTCTATG TTGACGACGGTGCCATCTTGGACGTAATCTTCGAGAACTTCCTGTACCCTCCCCCGACAGGCTTCGAAAAGATCATGGTGGAACAATCTCTACTGTAA